GCCCTCTGGCAATCACTGCCTCTTTTTCTACCATTTGCCTATTCTGGGTATTTCACGTAAATGTAGTCACACAGTATGTGGTCATTCATGTCTAGCTTCTTTTGCTGGTTACCATAGGtgcatccatgttgtagcatgtatgtAGGTTGTACACCATTCATTTCTAGGGTTGCATAGTGTTCAATATACACACCTTttggtttatccattcatctactgatggacatttgggttgcttccatctTTTGCCTATCGTGAACACAGTTACTACAAACTTCAAGTGTAAGTGTAAGAATCCAAGTGTTGGAACACTTGGATTCTGCTGGGTGCATACCCTGttaagcctttattttttattatttatttatttgcagtacttgcatgctaggcaagcattctacccctgGACCACATCCCcacaccctttttattttattttgagataggttctcactaagttacccaggctggctttaaatttttgATTCTTCAGCCTCAGTCCCCAAGCATTTGAGATCACAGGCTTGTACCATCAGACCTGGCTgagcctttattttcttcttttccattttttagaaACTTggtatgatctttttaaaaaatgaacacaggggctggggatgtggctcaaagcggtagcgcgccatgcctggcatgcgtgcggcccgggttcgatcctcagcaccacataccaacaaagatgttgtgtctgccaagaactaaaaaataaatattaaaaattctctctctctctctctctctctctctctctctctctctctctctctctctcccccctctctcactctctctttaaaaaaaaaaaaatgaacacagctTTGATAACACATTTCCAACAAGAGAAATTGTCTAAATAAAGAAGGGGCTTGGGTGCCAGGGGTGGGCTCTGTTCAGCAGGACAGGCATTGAGTGAGAGTCAAGGTCAGAGCTGGGCCCAGAGTGCGGagccagctccatttctttcCCAAGGTCCTGAACCTGCAGCTCCAGGGAGCTGGGTGCCCTGTGGGGCTGGGCTAGCACCTGACACCCAGGGCACCCCCACCCTGGGCCCTGACTCCCACCCACTTTCTCCCCAGGCATCTCCACCATGACAAACCTGAGCGCCCAAGTCAAAGGCTCCCTCAACATCACCACTCCAGGGGTGCAGATATGGAGGATCGAGGTGAGCTCCCGCAGGCTGGGCTTGCTCCTGGTCTTACCCTGTGGGGCTGCCTGGAGCCCCTCTGTCACCTGCTGCCACCTGCTGCCAGCTCCACCCTCACTTGGGGCCTCATCCTCACCCCTTGTCTACTGCGCCCCttctcctccatttcctcctcaccTGCCTGGCAGCCTTCCTCTCCACTTCCGGTCCTCACAATCTCTGGcttcctttctcccctctcctcttccctccttttgTTCCAAGGCCCTGATCTTTCCTGCTGTGGCCCCCTCCTCATGCGTCCTCTGCTTGGCTTCCTGGGCcccggcctcctcctcctctccctcttccctggcCTCAGGGTTCATGGTGCCCGGCCTCCCCTCtgaccctctcctctctgcaggcCATGCAGATGGTGCCCGTGCCGTCCAGCACCTATGGGAGCTTCTTCGATGGTGACTGCTATGTGCTCCTGGCTGTGAGTGGtttgggaaggggagggggctgaGCAGAGAGCAAAGCCCACCGCGTGATACGGAGGAGCCTGGGCGGTGGGCAGGCCTGGCCTGACTTTACCCAGCTGGTGTTTCTAGGGGTACCCAGGTACCCAGCCCGTGGCAGCTCCTCAGGGACAGAGACACGTGTAAAAGGCTCTCCCTGCCCTGGAGCTTCCCAACTCCCAGCTGAGGCCACTTCTGTGGACTCAGTCTTGAGGACCTTCTGGCAGGTAACACCGCAGTCCTCAGTTTGGGACTTCTGGATTTTCACCACACCCTGGGACCATCCCAACTGCCAGGGCATTTGTATTCTTTCTGTtgactcattttaaaattttaaatacattatttaacAATTGAACCCGGTCTTTGATGTAAATAGGAAGCAGTGTTgtgtattttcataataatgttacATGTAGCCATCCTCCTCACCTACAGAATATTCtgagattcaaccaaccacatgcagaatatttggaaaaataattgcatctctactgaatatgtacagactttttttcctggtcattatttcctaaaaaatacagcataacaactattgcctttttttttagggggggactgggcattgaactcaggggcactcaaccaataagaccacatccccagtcttattttgaactttatttagagatagggtctcactgagttgcttagcacttcgccattgctgaggctgactttgaactcgcgatcctcctgcctcagctcctgagccactgggattacaggcgtgcaccaccatgaccGGCTCATGACGATTTATAGAGCAgttacactttatttattttggggtgctggggacggaacccaggacCCCAAttctgctaggcaagtgctctaccactgagccacatcttcagcccccaGTTCAGGGTttctaagtaatctagagatgatttaagatATATGTCATTTTACACAAGGAACCAGAGAATTGGCAGAATTTGGTATCCACAGAGGTCCTAGCTCCCTTATGGACACTGAGGGACACACCAGTGTACACCCCGTGTGCCAAGCTCACCTGTGGCCCAGGCCCCAAGTACATGGGAGACTATGCAGAGTTGGATGTGGGGCTGTGGGGAGCCCAAGGCCTTGGGTACACTGAGCACCCCATTTCCCCAGATCCACAAGACAGGCAGCAACCTGTCCTATGACATCCACTACTGGATTGGCAAGGACTCCTCTCAGGATGAGCAGGGGGCGGCTGCCATCTACACGACGCAGATGGATGACTTCCTGAAGGGCCGGGCTGTCCAGCACCGTGAGGTCCAGGGCAACGAGAGCGAGGCCTTCCGAGGCTACTTCAAGCAGGGCCTTGTGTAGGAGGGGAGCGCTGtgtgagggagggagacagagccCGGGGCTCAGAGGTGGGGATGGGAGATGGGGGTTGAGCTGAAGAGGCAAGAATCCTGAGACCTGTGGTGACAAGAAGACcccaggaggtgggaggtgacCCAGGCCTGGAAGGGAGCCTGAGACTGTGGGGGAAGCCAAGGGACAGCTCACGTGAGCTTCTACAGACTTTTCCGCCTTTCCACTCCCCGACCCTGTTTCTGCTGCCATTCCTCCTCAGCCCCCTCCCTCTGAGTGTACCTTGGGTGCGCCGGAGGCTGTTCTGAAATCCATATCTCCACTGAAGTTCTGTCAATCAGCTCCTGTCTGGTGTTCTGAGAGCTCAGAACCTAAGGAGACCCTCAGGGCATCACCTCAAGTCCCCTCTGCCTCTGGCTGATGGGCAGGTGGCCGCTCCCCTTCTCTAAGCAAGCCAAGCCTCATGTCAGGTTGGAGGTTCTGGCCTCCTGGCTTTCCCCGTGGGAACAAGTGCTCTGCAGCCCAGTTGCTATTGAGCTGTGGAGTGGGCTGGGAGCTGTCCTGAGCCACAGTCCCCTCTCCTTGTCCTGCTCTCCTCTCCCTACACTACAGCAGCCATCCACTCCTTTGGGCATTTGAATAGCACCTCTCCTTCTTCCACTTTCATCCCCTGTCCTCAGGGACCTGGCTTTATTATTCACTTGTCCTACCATCCATGTCACCACGACCCTAGCTTTGCAGCCCCTCTGAGGGCAAGGGCTAGTGTAGGATGAGTGGGCATCGGGGGTGCAGACTTTAAGGGGCTCTCACTACCAGGGTCACCTGCAAAAGCACCTCAAAGAACCAATTTCACACTTGCAGGACACTGACAGACTCCTTAGAGTTTGCACCCCAAATGCCTCAACCCCTTCGCTTAGTCCCAGCAGGGCCCCTAAATGGCCCTGGTGGCAGCCAGACATCCCAGGACCTGGGAGGAGAGGGCTCGGATCATTTCCTAGCCTACTCCCTTAGGTTGGCTCTCCTTTCCCCAGGATCCGGAAAGGGGGTGTGGCTTCTGGCATGAAGCAGGTGGAGACCAACTCCTATGATGTCCAGCGGCTGCTGCATGTCAAGGGCAAGAGGAACGTGGTGGCCGGAGAGGTAGACAGGCCTGCTGGGCACCCGGCAGGGAATGAGGAGGACTGCTGGGCAGGGAGGCGTGTCAAGAGACCATGCTGATGGATGGGCTGAGTGGGGTCTGTGGCTCCCCCAGGTGGAGATGTCTTGGAATAGTTTCAACCGAGGTGATGTTTTCCTCCTGGACCTTGGAAAACTTATCATCCAGTGGAATGGGCCAGAGAGTAACCGCATGGAGAGACTCAGGGTAAGCCTCTCACCCCATCTGCTCCTGCAGACCAGCCCAGGCTCTGCCCCCTATGCAAACCTGTAGACCTCTGCTACATCCTGGGTGACCCCAGTGCCCTCAGCTTCTCTCCAATATAGGGAGAAGGCGGTGGTGAAGGCGGACCTGGGTCTCCACGTGCATGGGGGAGGCATGTTGGAGTTGGCCTGTGTATACTCATGGTTAATGCCCTTAGGTGGGATGAGTTCCCACAGTGTGGCAAACCTGTGCCAGGCCTTGGGAGTCCAGAGGTGAATGAAATGGGCAGAGCTTTGCCTCACTCTGGCCTTCAGCATCAGTGACAGAGACAGACAGGAAGGGAGGAGCATGGTGCTGGGTGCAGGGAGGCTTCTGGGACACAGAGGGGTGGGAAGGTCCTAGAGCAGGAAGGAGGTGGATTAGGGAATCAGAAGTGAAGCAGGAGCTTGGAGAACAGGTTGAGGGGCGGGAAGGCTGGGGGTTTCCGCTTAGTGCAGCTGGCCATTGAAGATCATCTGACTTCTGAGTGGAGATGGGGCCAGCAAGAGGCTAAGACCAGCAGAGAGGCCCTGTGGCCCTCCAGGTGTGATGGAGGCAGGCAGAGTCTGCTGAATGAGGTGGGGGCCGAGAGGAGTGAGGCTGACTCCAAGCTCGGTGCTCAGAGAACCCTGGGAATCGGTGGGGTCCTGTTTCCTGGGAAGATCTCAGGGGAGAAGACAGAGGTCTGTTTTCGGCATCTTACAATGTCTTCTGGGAATTTGGGTAAATGAGATAAGAGCAAAGAccaaggttggagaatgaagcaGGTGCAGCAGGCCCTGGGACAGGAGAGGTGGCTGGGGAGGGCGAGTGCCACATGTGTGGCTGTGTGTTCATGGTGAGTCCACAGGCATGCTTTGGTGCAAAGGGACAGTCCAGTACTCTGCTCTTTGGGGCTCAGCTCTTGCACAAAAGTAACGTCACAAATTTCAAATGTCAAAACCAAAGGTCCGTCAAGTCTTCCCTGAACACTCTGTTGCTGACTAGGAAACCCGCTTGCCCCCTGCTTCTCACCTGGCTTCCTCGTGCATGCCTTAAATGCCTGGCCCCAGCCCTGGTGGCTGCTGGGGACTGGAGCTTTTCTGGGGGATTTGGGTGGCTGATACTGCTTTGTCTCCTGAGAGCCTTCCTGGGTCCCTGGGCCTTCCTGCAGGGCATGACCCTAGCCAAGGAGATCCGAGACCAGGAGCGGGGCGGGCGCAGCTACGTGGGCGTGGTGGACGGGGAGAACGAGTCAGCCACCCCGCAGCTGATGGAGGTGATGAACCACGTGCTGGGCCAGCGCAGGGAGCTGAAGGCAGCTGTGCCCGACACGGTGGTGGAGCCGGCACTCAAGGCGGCCCTCAAGCTGTACCAGTGAGTATTCGGCTGGGATCTTCCTGGGTTCTGGGGACTTCCCGAGGGCAGAATGCCCTGGCTGAGGGGCTTGGACCCATCTGTGTCTTTTTCGTCCCACAGTGTGTCTGACTCAGAGGGAAAACTGGTGGTTAGGGAGGTTGCCACTCGGCCACTCACACAGGACCTGCTAAGCCATGAGGTGAGAGCGCCTGGCACACCTCTCCCCCAAGCAGCACAAACTCCCAGCTCTAGGGCAGGTGCGGGGgaggccagcccagcccagcctctggCACCAGCACGGTGAGGCTCTCATggggtctttttctttcttgccctggggattgaatccgggAGTAccttaccactgagtgacatcccattcctttttatttttttgttttgcgaTGGTGtcgctaagttgctgtggctggcctgggacttgagatccttctgcctcggcctcccgaggtgctgggattgcaggagtgcATGACCCTCCCTGGTTCACTGGCTCTCTCGCTCCACTGTAGGACTGTTATATCCTGGACCAGGGGGGCCTGAAGATCTACGTGTGGAAAGGGAAAGCAGCCAATGCAGAGGAGAAGAAGGGCGCCATGAACCAGGCCCTGGTAGGGATGGTATTGGGAAGGAGGGTCAGGGTGACGAGGGAAGAAACAGCCGCAAGGAGGGCAAGTGGGCTTAGAtcagggccaggcaggggccGGCTGACCCAGCTGTGGCAGCTGAGGGGCCATCTGTAGGCACCTTGGGGGCTCTCTGCAGGCCAGGGAGCCAGCCACCAGGCACCCCTGGCACCTCGTCAGGATGTGGGCTGTTACTCCCCTCGCTCGAGCTTGTTGTAGAGAAGGGAGTGGAATTGGTAGCTGACCTTCCTACAAAAGGGGATTGGGTCAGCTTGGGACCAGGCCCAGTCAGTGTTTGGGGTGATGGGACTGGGTTTGCAATAGAGGGCTGGTCATGAGGCTTAGAATTAAGATGGGGTTGAGCGAGAGGTCAGATTTGGTCTTAGGGTTAGGATCAGAAATATTCTTGGGGTCAGCATTAGATTCAGAGTTGAGGTCAGAGTAAGGCTTGAGGCCACGTTAGGTTTGAGATGGTGTCAAGTTTGACCTTGAAGTTGGGGTTGGAGTAGGCTTAGGTTTGGGGTCGGCATTGGGCTTGGGGGTTGTGTTCAGGTCTGGGACCTGGGGCAGGTGTGACAGTGGAGCTGGCTGGGGTGAGAGCCAGGCTTTGGCTTGCCTTGGGGTGGGGTTGGGAAGGCACATAGTGTCTAGATGCCCCTTCTCTCTTCAGAACTTCATCAAAGCCAAGCAGTACCCACCAAGCACTCAGGtggaggtgcagaatgatggggCCGAGTCAGCCGTCTTCCAGCAGCTCTTCCAGAAGTGGACAGTGCCCAATAAGAGCTCAGGCCTGGGCAAAACCTACACCGTGGGCTCCGTGGGTGAGGGCTGAACTGGGGCAGCTTGAGAGGCGGGAGCTGGGATCCAGGAGCTGGGCCAGGGAGCAACTTGGCCTATACCCCCACTCGCTCCCTGAAGCACCTCTTCTCTGCACACTTTTGTCCTGACTCCAAACTCTCCTGCACGGGTTGCATGAAGAGCTGTCACAAGAGGGAGTTAAAAATGACCTGCCTTCCATTTGGAATGGGGTTGGATCTTCTTGGGATCCAAACAGCGTCTCGCCAGACAGTATTTGCTGAGGCAAACTTGGTGCCAGGTCCTGGGAGAGATAAAAGCCTCTGTCATCATGGAGCTGTCTATTGGGATGGGAGATACTTGAAGTCCGATACTGCAAGGGTCAGCAAAATGTGACTCACTGAAGATGAAGTCTTGCTCTTGTCCCTTTCTTGTCCCTGGTGGCTTTTCTGGGAGGAATTAATGAAGCAGGTGTCTTAAGGGCATGGGGATGTGATTCTGTAGTTTCTGTTATTTTGCAcgtgtgtgaccttgggtaagctACTGAATTTCtctagcctcagtttcctcatctataaaatgggtctAAGAACTGTAGCCACCACTCAGGACTGTTGTGAGGATGCGGGTGACAGTCCTCTTGGCTGGTAACAGTTGATGTTATGCTTCCCCCCACTCCAGCCAAAGTGGAGCAGGTGAAGTTTGATGCCACATCCATGCACGTGCAGCCTCAGGTGGCCGCCCAGCAGAAAATGGTGGATGACGGGAGCGGGGAGGTGCAGGTGTGTGAGGGGCGGAGGCCCGTGctgggtgggggaagggaggtggaGCTTGGCCTGGACCTTACACTGCCTGATACTCGCCCCAGGTGTGGCGCATTGAAGACCTCGAGCTGGTGCCCGTGGAATCCAAGTGGTTAGGCCACTTCTATGGGGGAGACTGCTACCTGCTGCTCTACACTTACCTCATCGGCGAGAAGCAGCACTACCTGCTCTACATCTGGCAGGTAGACCCTGCCACATCCCACCGGAGCACAGCCCACTCACGCCCCTCCACCATGCCTCACTGTTAGTCTTGGGTTGAGTATCCCTGGTGATGGGGCGCTCACTCCCCCAGAGGCAGCCCATGCCCTCTTGGGGCAGCTTTGGCTGTGAAACCCTATGGGGTGCCTCCACTCACAGCCCTTTCTTTCTTGGTTCTCTGAATCTCCCTCCCTGGGGTttgtgagggaggagggaaacgCTTGGGTCTGGGGGTAGGTAGGGTGGTATTTCCTTGAGGAAGGAGGGATCAggagagcagggctgggctgggctgagatCTCACTGGGTTGGGGGCTGGAGTGGAATTGGGACATGAGTCAGGTTGGGTTACTGGCTGTGCCTGGCTGAGGTTTGAGGGGAGACAGTGGGCTGGGGCCAGgtcagtgctggggagggaatgTTTCTAAGGCTGACTGCACACCACCCCGCCTTCCTACTCATCCCCAGGGCAGCCAGGCCAGCCAGGATGAAATCGCAGCCTCGGCCTATCAAGCTGTTGTCTTGGACCAGAAGTATAATGATGAGCCGGTCCAGATCCGGGTCCCGATGGGCAAGGAGCCACCCCACCTCATGTCCATCTTCAAGGGACGCATGGTGGTCTACCAGGTGTGGCTGCTGGACTGAGGCGTCTGGGCATCCAGGAGACGGGAAAGGGGACAGGCAGTGTGGGTGGGGCTCAGGGCGAAGTCCATTCCTCAGAGAGCAGGACCATTTGGGGTTCTATCACCTACGTGAACTGCTAATAGAAACCACCACTTGACAACTTTAGAAATAATACCTAAGAAGCCCTTGCCCTGTGTAAGCACAGTCTGACCTCCACGCCCAACTCCTTGAACCTTCtacataaaatgttttctggTTTGCCTAAATGAGGCACCTGTCCAAACTTCACTGGTGTCTTCCAATAATGTGAAGTAGACATTTCATACAGCCATTTAAACAGTAATCtgtttattgagcatcttctAAGTACCCAGTTCTTTGTAATTCACCAAGCCAGGAGAGGTGTGGCAGACTAATATGGCTTACCATCTTTTTGGAAAAGGATAGTGGTGTGGTGTGTCTGAGCCGTGAACTCACAGCCTGAGCCCTTTGTtgttaaaatgagcaaaataaaagtTGAGTTCAAAGTGGTGCCAGGAAGGCAGTCCCTGGGACCAGGCATGGAGCTAGTTCATGGTGAGAAGGGGATTTTGAGGAGGTATTGACATTTGGGGCA
This window of the Ictidomys tridecemlineatus isolate mIctTri1 chromosome 7, mIctTri1.hap1, whole genome shotgun sequence genome carries:
- the Vil1 gene encoding villin-1, giving the protein MTNLSAQVKGSLNITTPGVQIWRIEAMQMVPVPSSTYGSFFDGDCYVLLAIHKTGSNLSYDIHYWIGKDSSQDEQGAAAIYTTQMDDFLKGRAVQHREVQGNESEAFRGYFKQGLVIRKGGVASGMKQVETNSYDVQRLLHVKGKRNVVAGEVEMSWNSFNRGDVFLLDLGKLIIQWNGPESNRMERLRGMTLAKEIRDQERGGRSYVGVVDGENESATPQLMEVMNHVLGQRRELKAAVPDTVVEPALKAALKLYHVSDSEGKLVVREVATRPLTQDLLSHEDCYILDQGGLKIYVWKGKAANAEEKKGAMNQALNFIKAKQYPPSTQVEVQNDGAESAVFQQLFQKWTVPNKSSGLGKTYTVGSVAKVEQVKFDATSMHVQPQVAAQQKMVDDGSGEVQVWRIEDLELVPVESKWLGHFYGGDCYLLLYTYLIGEKQHYLLYIWQGSQASQDEIAASAYQAVVLDQKYNDEPVQIRVPMGKEPPHLMSIFKGRMVVYQGGTSRANNLEPVPSTRLFQVRGTSANNTKAFEVPARATSLNSNDVFILKTSSCCYLWCGKGCSGDEREMAKMVADTISRTEKQVVVEGQEPANFWMALGGKAPYANTKRLQEETLAIAPRLFECSNQTGRFLATEIPDFNQDDLEEDDVFLLDVWDQVFFWIGKHANEEEKKAAAVTVQEYLKTHPSGRDPETPIIVVKQGHEPPTFTGWFLAWDPFKWSNTKSYEDLKAELANSGDWSQITAEVISPKLDMFNANTSLSSGPLPIFPLEQLVNKPVEELPEGVDPSRKEEHLSIDDFTKALGMTPAAFSALPRWKQQNLKKEKGLF